The genome window GAGGACCCCGCCCCAGGTATCGAAGATCTGGATTGCTTGGGCGCCTGCCTTGATCTGGGCGTTCAAGTACTCCATGTCCATCATGGTCACCTTTTCCATGAGGGCGGCGAAGACATCGGGAGCGGCGTACATCATCCGCTTGATGTTGGCCCAGTCCTTGGAACCTTTGCCTTCCACCATGTAGCAGGCCAGGGTGAACGGAGCTCCGCCGAAGCCGATGAGGGGTACCCGGCCAGCCAGTTCCCGGCGGAGGATCTTGATGGTGTCAAGGACGTAGGGGACATCCTCCTCGGGGTTGGGGATGCGCAGTTTCTCCACATCGGCCATGGTCCGCACCGGGTGCTCGAAGACCGGGCCGGGCACGAAGTCGAGCTTGAGCCCCATGGGCTCCACCGGGGTGAGAATGTCGGAGAAGAGGATCGCCGCGTCGACGCCCAGGATGTCGATGGGCTGGATGGTCACCTCTGCCGCCAGTTCCGGGGTCTTGCAGAGCTCCAGGAAGGTGCACTTGGAGCGTATCGCCATATATTCGGGAAGATAGCGGCCCGCCTGGCGCATGAGCCACACGGGAGTACGGTCAACGGGCTTGCCCCAGCACGCGTCGAGAAAACGATTATTCATTGAAAACCCTCCTCAGAGAAATTGTCTTTGGAATTTGATCGAAAAAACCCAAAAACGTGAGATTTGCGTCAGATCGGTGCACCCGCCGGGGTGACGAGGACGGCGCCAAGATGGCGTAACTATCGCGGCCCTTACGCCTTCTTCTGGAGGCGTATCGGCACGTAATTGCAGAACGGCTCCTCTTCCAGGTAATCCCCGTAGACCGCGTCGGCCCGGGCCCGGCAGCCGCCGCAGACGTTGATGAACTCGCACTCGCCGCATTTCCCCTTATACGCCTTGAAATTGCGGAGATCC of Geobacter anodireducens contains these proteins:
- a CDS encoding uroporphyrinogen decarboxylase, which codes for MNNRFLDACWGKPVDRTPVWLMRQAGRYLPEYMAIRSKCTFLELCKTPELAAEVTIQPIDILGVDAAILFSDILTPVEPMGLKLDFVPGPVFEHPVRTMADVEKLRIPNPEEDVPYVLDTIKILRRELAGRVPLIGFGGAPFTLACYMVEGKGSKDWANIKRMMYAAPDVFAALMEKVTMMDMEYLNAQIKAGAQAIQIFDTWGGVLSPTDYEKYALPYTAKLINGLNRQNTPVIHFVKGAGTMLERVQKAGGDVMGLDWHVNLGKARDVLGPNMAVQGNLDPTVLYAPKEVIEAEVKRVLDENAGRPGHIFNLGHGILPTVSPENAIHMVECVHRLSQK